GCAGTTCGGCAGCAACATCGACGTCCTCGCACCCGGCGCGTTCGTCTCCCTGGTGGTGCCGGTGGTCGTGTTCTTCGCCTTCCAGCGGCACTTCGTGCAGGGAGTCATGGCGGGCTCGGTCAAGTAGCGCACATGTCTCGGGCCCTCACTTCGCGGTGAAGTGAGGGCCCGAAACGGCGTTCAGGGTGACGCCGGTGGATACAGCGACCTCGGCAGCTGTGAAGCCGCCGCCGAGTCCAGGAGCCACAGGGTCCTGGAACGGCCGCGGGCGCCCGCCGCCGGGGCCTGGATCTCGCCCGCGCCCGACAGGGCGATCGCCGCGGCCTGGGCCTTGTCCTCGCCCGCCGCCAGCAGCCACACCTCACGCGCCGCGCGGATCGCGGGAAGCGTGAGGGTGACACGGGTCGGCGGGGGCTTCGGGGCGCCGTGCACTCCGACGACCGTGCGCTGGGTCTCCCGTACCGCGGGCAGCTCCGGGAACAGGGAGGCCACGTGGGTGTCGGGGCCCACGCCCAGCATCAGGACGTCGAAGGTGGGGACCGCCCCGTGGTTCTCCGGGCCGGCCGCCCTGGCCAGTTCCTCCGCGTAGGCGGCGGCCGCCGCCTCCACGTCCGAGCCGAACGGGCCGTCCGAGGCGGGCATGGCGTGCACCCGCTTCGGGTCCAGCGGCACCGCGTCCAGCAGGGCCTCGCGGGCCTGCGTGACATTGCGGTCGGGGTCGCCCTCGGCGAGGAAGCGCTCGTCGCCCCACCACAGGTCGAGACGGCCCCAGTCGACGGCGTCCCGCGCGGGGGCCGCCGCCAGCGCGGCCAGCAGGCCGTTGCCGTTGCGGCCGCCCGTGAGGACCACGGACGCCGAGCCCCGGGAGGCCTGCGCGTCCACGATCTTCGTGATCAGGCGGGCCGCCGCGGCCTGGGCCATCAGCTCCTTGTCGTGGTGCACGACGAGCTGCGGAGTACTCACTTCGCCGCCGCCTTCTTCGTGCCCTGCGCCGTCACTTCCTGCGCCGACGCTTCTTTCCCGGATGCTTGCGCAGCTGCCTGGGCGGGCTGTCCGGCCGGTTCTCCTTTGGCCGGAGACGCCCCCTCGGCCTGCGTCTCCCGAGCCGCCGGCTCACCGACCCGGGCCACTGCGGCCTGGGCCAGTGCCACGGCCTGCTCCGCCTTGGCCACGGCCGCCTCGGCGCCCCTGACCGAGGAGACCGGCATCGAGTTCAGCCGCTCCACGCCGAAGCGCAGCGCCGAGGCGTAGGTGTCGTCCGGGTCGAGCCGGCGCAGCTCCTCCGCGATCAGCTCGGCCGTCTCGCGCCGCTTCAGCGCCACGGCACGGTCCGGCTGGCCCTGGATGGAGAGGGTCGCGAGCGAGCCGTCCGCCCGGTCGAGCACGATCGGGCCGCAGTCGGTGTCCATGCGGACCGCCGTCAGACCGGGGCCCGACGACAGCGACCGCTTCACGGGGACGTCCAGCCGGTCCGCGAGCCACATCGCCAGCAGCTCACAGCTCGGGTTGAACTCCTCGCCCTCCACCTCGACGGCCTTCACCTCGCAGACCACCTGGTCCAGAGCCGCCGCGAGCATCGAGCG
The DNA window shown above is from Streptomyces chartreusis and carries:
- the pgl gene encoding 6-phosphogluconolactonase; protein product: MSTPQLVVHHDKELMAQAAAARLITKIVDAQASRGSASVVLTGGRNGNGLLAALAAAPARDAVDWGRLDLWWGDERFLAEGDPDRNVTQAREALLDAVPLDPKRVHAMPASDGPFGSDVEAAAAAYAEELARAAGPENHGAVPTFDVLMLGVGPDTHVASLFPELPAVRETQRTVVGVHGAPKPPPTRVTLTLPAIRAAREVWLLAAGEDKAQAAAIALSGAGEIQAPAAGARGRSRTLWLLDSAAASQLPRSLYPPASP
- the opcA gene encoding glucose-6-phosphate dehydrogenase assembly protein OpcA, translating into MKIDLTDTTASKINKALVQGRRAIGTPAVGMVLTLVIVTDEENAYDALKAASDASREHPSRTLVVIKRVSRSPRDRTASRLDAEVRVGADAGTGETVILRLYGEVSEHAQSVVLPLLLPDAPVVVWWPVNAPLDPANDPLGALAQRRVTDTYASEQPVRELSSRADAYTPGDTDLSWTRITPWRSMLAAALDQVVCEVKAVEVEGEEFNPSCELLAMWLADRLDVPVKRSLSSGPGLTAVRMDTDCGPIVLDRADGSLATLSIQGQPDRAVALKRRETAELIAEELRRLDPDDTYASALRFGVERLNSMPVSSVRGAEAAVAKAEQAVALAQAAVARVGEPAARETQAEGASPAKGEPAGQPAQAAAQASGKEASAQEVTAQGTKKAAAK